One genomic region from Evansella sp. LMS18 encodes:
- a CDS encoding YheC/YheD family protein: protein MIGIIVSSSLARKARSGQKNDVIQFYKKLAANNKVDICFYSVRDLSSASPTVKAAVYSKGSGNLETKQVSVPKVNLYRGYTYLTGKSSIRKIESLRKKHNIIFFNILANSDRGKLKIHKFLTTQKDIAPYLPDTETLTFPKMVKMADLYGKLYIKPKRSAKGRNIRVLEKTAGGYKLTYVNNAKESTKTIKNNELKSYFSSTFSPASKYIVQQAIDSKTYKGKKFDFRVFTQKTKTGNWKVTGLYARIAGKCPSVTNRDQGGDVKVNVKQMISKKTKGEIKKAAVKAAKAIEQKYPEIIDLGLDIAVDQNENVWLIEANFRPYRSTVDSRQYRILFEHAVWYYKNR from the coding sequence TTGATTGGGATTATTGTATCATCCAGTTTAGCCAGAAAAGCTAGATCCGGCCAAAAGAACGATGTCATTCAGTTTTACAAGAAATTAGCAGCCAATAATAAAGTAGATATCTGTTTTTACTCGGTAAGGGACCTGTCATCCGCAAGCCCAACTGTAAAAGCCGCTGTTTACTCTAAAGGAAGCGGCAATCTTGAAACGAAGCAGGTTTCTGTCCCTAAAGTGAATCTGTACCGAGGTTATACCTATCTCACAGGTAAGAGCTCGATTCGAAAAATAGAATCTTTAAGAAAAAAGCATAATATTATTTTTTTCAATATTCTCGCTAATTCGGACCGGGGAAAATTAAAGATTCATAAGTTTTTAACTACGCAAAAAGATATTGCCCCGTATTTACCGGATACTGAAACATTAACGTTCCCGAAAATGGTGAAGATGGCAGACCTTTACGGGAAACTTTATATAAAACCTAAACGAAGCGCCAAAGGAAGGAATATCCGCGTGCTGGAAAAAACAGCTGGCGGTTATAAGTTAACGTATGTTAACAATGCGAAAGAAAGCACGAAAACGATTAAGAATAATGAATTAAAAAGCTATTTCTCTTCCACGTTCTCACCGGCCAGTAAATATATCGTCCAGCAGGCTATAGACAGTAAAACATATAAAGGGAAAAAATTTGATTTCCGTGTATTCACACAAAAAACGAAAACAGGAAACTGGAAGGTAACCGGACTCTACGCAAGAATTGCGGGCAAATGTCCAAGTGTCACCAACCGTGATCAGGGTGGCGATGTGAAAGTTAACGTAAAGCAGATGATCAGCAAGAAAACAAAGGGGGAAATCAAAAAGGCAGCGGTGAAAGCAGCAAAGGCAATCGAACAGAAATATCCGGAGATCATAGATCTTGGACTTGATATAGCCGTAGATCAAAATGAAAATGTCTGGCTGATTGAAGCGAACTTCCGACCATACAGAAGTACAGTGGACAGCAGGCAATACCGCATCCTCTTCGAACACGCAGTGTGGTATTACAAGAACCGGTAG
- a CDS encoding YARHG domain-containing protein: MKTCHNCGHTLNDDVSFCAQCGSSTDKGSTEERGERQKMNSKLPLILVALAAAVFIALFTSYYALAKNYSKEVVIEEFTTALLQEDHEKLQELISPSDSRLKINNQSLAALFELIDQEPSLIQDIESSLHNKGLGSNLFLLRKDGKHYGIFQRFTIDTTGYFIKINNPGIETTVHLNDNEIGVVEQSKETMEFGPFIAGSYDLQLTYTEEGSVTEERFPLLLSGTKTSTEIAVNYEPPVETEEETIEEKEEEKEEPAEEKKETVIIKEVIKEVPAPRPTPSYNYYLLPHSSYSYLSYSDIAGFSKSDLRIARNEIFARYGYVFQSADLQNYFYSQHWYTPNPNYNGHLSEVEQYNVEFIKSYE, from the coding sequence ATGAAAACATGTCATAACTGTGGTCATACCCTTAATGATGATGTTTCTTTTTGCGCTCAATGCGGCAGCTCAACAGATAAAGGAAGTACAGAAGAGAGAGGTGAACGGCAAAAAATGAATTCGAAACTCCCCCTTATCCTGGTAGCACTAGCTGCAGCCGTTTTCATCGCTCTTTTTACCAGCTACTACGCCCTGGCAAAAAATTATAGCAAGGAAGTGGTAATCGAAGAATTTACCACAGCATTACTTCAAGAAGATCATGAAAAATTACAGGAATTAATCAGCCCCTCTGATTCTCGGTTAAAAATCAATAATCAAAGTTTAGCGGCCTTATTTGAGCTGATTGATCAGGAACCTTCGCTCATTCAGGATATTGAAAGCTCACTCCACAACAAAGGATTAGGAAGCAACCTGTTTTTATTACGAAAAGACGGGAAGCACTACGGCATCTTCCAGCGTTTCACAATTGATACGACTGGATATTTTATTAAAATCAACAACCCTGGCATTGAAACAACGGTTCATTTAAATGACAATGAAATCGGCGTTGTGGAACAGTCTAAGGAAACGATGGAATTCGGACCGTTCATAGCAGGCTCCTATGACCTGCAACTCACATATACAGAGGAGGGCAGCGTCACAGAAGAACGGTTTCCCCTCCTTTTATCCGGAACAAAAACATCAACTGAGATCGCTGTAAACTATGAACCACCTGTAGAAACAGAAGAAGAAACAATCGAGGAAAAAGAAGAAGAAAAAGAAGAGCCAGCCGAAGAAAAGAAGGAAACCGTCATCATAAAAGAAGTAATTAAAGAAGTCCCGGCACCCCGTCCCACACCTAGTTACAATTATTACTTGCTGCCGCACAGCAGCTATTCATATTTATCTTATTCTGATATTGCCGGATTCTCAAAAAGCGACCTCCGCATAGCGAGAAACGAAATTTTCGCCAGGTACGGCTATGTATTTCAATCAGCAGACCTTCAAAATTACTTTTACAGTCAGCATTGGTATACTCCAAATCCAAACTATAACGGCCACTTATCCGAAGTGGAACAATATAATGTGGAGTTTATAAAATCGTACGAATAA